The following is a genomic window from Nocardioides thalensis.
AGTGCGGCACGCTCGAGGTGCCCGTCTCCTACCAGGAGCCCGAGGGCGCCACCATCGAGCTCGCGCTGGAGCGCACGCTCGCGACGGGCGACCGGATCGGCTCGCTCGTGGTCAACCCCGGCGGCCCGGGCGCACCCGGCACCTCGGTCCCCGAGAGCTCGGAGTTCTACTTCGCGCCCGACGTGCTCGAGCGCTACGACGTCGTCGGCTTCGACCCGCGGGGCACCGGCGACTCGGCTCCCATCGACTGCCTGAGCGACAGCGAGCTCGACGACTACGTCGCGGAGGACCCGGGCCCCGACAACAAGAGCGAGGAGCGGCGCTACGCCAAGATCCAGCTCGACTACTGGCAGGGCTGCGCCGACAACACCGGCGAGATCCTCGGCCACGTGAGCACGATCGAGGCCGCGCGCGACATGGACGTGCTGCGCGCCGTGCTCGGGGAGCAGCAGCTTGCCTACTTCGGCTGGTCCTACGGCACCCGGCTCGGCTCGACGTACGCCGACCTCTTTCCCGAGAAGGTGGGGCGCTTCGTCCTCGACGGCGCGACCGACCCCGGCCTGTCCTCGTACGAGAGCACGCTCAGCCAGGCCGAGGGCTTCGAGGTGGCGTTGAGGTCCTACGTCCAGGACTGCGTCGACAAGGGCGACTGCTTCCTCGGCGACTCCGTCGACGAGGGCCTCACCACGATCACCGACCTCCTCGACTCGATCGAGCAGGAGCCGCTGCCGACCGACCAGGAGCGCGACCTCGAGATCGGCAACGCGGTCTATGGCGTGATCACACCGCTGTACAACCAGGAGTACTGGACGATCCTCGACGAGGCGCTCCAGATGGCGCTCGACGGCGACGGCAGCACGCTGCTGCGCCTCTCCGACGCCTACGGGTCGCGCGAGAACGGCGAGTACACCGCCAACAGCCTCGAGTCGATCTCGGTGATCAACTGCCTCGACAACCCCGAGGCGGTGCCGCCCGAGGAGGTGCCGTCGCACTACGACGAGTTCCAGAAGGCCTCGCCGACGTTCGGCCGGATCTTCGCGTGGTTCCTCATCGCCTGTGACGGGATCCCGGTCGAGCGCACCGAGCCCGACATCGAGATCGATGCCCCCGGCGCGGCGCCGATCGTGGTGATCGGTACGACCCGCGACCCCGCGACGCCGTACCACGAGGCCGTCGCCATGGCGAAGGCGCTCGAGTCCGGAGTGCTCCTGTCCCGCGACGGCGACGGCCACACCGGCTACAACCAGGGCAATGCCTGCATCGACGACGCCGTCCACGCCTACCTGATCGACGGCACCGTCCCGCAGGACGGCCTGGAGTGCTGACCTCCGCCGCTGGTTGAGGTGCGAGGCCGCCCGCGGCCGAGCCTCGAAACCAAGGCGCCGGTTTCGTCTCCCGTCAACCCCGCCGGTATGCTTCCGCGGGTTGTCGACCTCGCGTCGGCAGCACGCCGCCTTAGCTCAGTCGGTAGAGCGAGTCACTCGTAATGACTAGGTCGTCGGTTCGATTCCGACAGGCGGCTCCACTCCGGAATTCTCGCCCTGGCCGACGGCTGACGCCGACTCCGCTCAGGCTCTCGGGTAGAGCTCGTCCAGCCGGTTCGCGACCTCCTCGTGATCGAGCCGACGGCGCGCCGGGTGGTCCGGAGGCACCGGCCGGCCGTGCGCGACCAAGGCGCCGGCGTCGACGCCGTGCGCCACGTCGAGGACGGCCTGCCAGAGACGACGGAGGATGCTGCGCCCGGCGGGCACCGGTGCGGCGCTATCGGTCGTGCGGGCGGCGGACGAGTCGGTCAGCTGGTGCGTGGTCATGTCCTCAACGATCCGCCGGTCGGCGGCCACGAAGTAGTGGCAAGATCGACAACAAGTGTTAGATTCTTGCCATGCCTAAGCAACGGTCGATCGCCATCCCGGTCGTCGACGGCATGACGCTCTTCGAGATCGGCATGCCCCTCGAGGCCTTGGGCTACGACTGGGACCGCGACGCCAGCCCGCTGTACGACGTCGCCCTGTACGGCGACCTGCGGGGCGTGCGCGTCCACGGCGGACCTCGGCTGATGCCGCAGCGACCGCTCGCCGCACTCGCCGAGGCCGACACCGTCCTTGTGCCGGCGATTCGCCCCGACGAGCCCATCGACGAGGCACTCGTCCGCGCGCTGCGCCGGGCCGCGGCAGCCGACGTACGCATGGTCTCGCTCTGCACCGGCGCCTTCGCCTTGGCAGAGGCGGGGATCCTCGACGGACACCGAGCCACCACGCACTGGCGCTGGGCCGACCTGTTCCAGCGCACCTACCCGGCGGTCGAGCTCGACGCGCGCGCGATCTACGTCGACGACGGACCGCTCACCAGCGCCGGCTCGGCCGCGGGCCTCGACCTCTGCCTCCATCTGATCCGCACCGACCACGGGCAGCAGGCGGCGAACACGATCGCGCGCAACCTGGTCATCGCCGCGCACCGTGACGGCGACCAGGCGCAGTACGTCGCGGCCGACCCGCTGACAGAGCAGGCCCACTGGCTCGACGAGCTCCGCGCCTGGCTGCGGTCCCACCTGCACGAGGACATCACCCTCGAGCGGCTCGCGCAGGCGGCAGCGGCCTCGCCCCGGACCCTCGCCCGCCGGTTCCAGCGCGACCTCGCGACCACGCCGATGCGCTGGGTGGCGGCCGAGCGGATCGCGATCGCCAAGACCCTGCTCGAGACCACCGACCTCTCGCTCGATCGCATCAGCCACGAGGCGGGCTACTACTCGCCGGTGACGTTCCGCGCGAGCTTCACCTCCGAGGTCGGGATCACGCCGGGGCGCTACCGGCGCCGCTTCGCGAGCCGCACCGCGTGATCGCGCGGCGAGGCAGAAGCGGAGCGGTACGACGACCGCGGCTTCCGTAGGATCCCTGCCATGGATGACCCCCGAAGTCCCAGCCGTTCACGTCCGCCCGCGAGCGGGGGTGAACGGTGATCGACTCGCAGACCTTCCTCAACCTGGGTCTCGTGGTGGCCTTCGTGCTCGTGGGCGGGGTATTCGCTGCCACCGAGCTCGCGCTCGTCTCGCTGCGCGAGAGCCAGCTCGCCCAGATGGAGCAGCGCGGTGGTCGCGGCACGCGGGTGGCGGCGGTCGCCCGCGATCCGAACCGCTTCCTGGCAGCCGTGCAGATCGGCGTGACCGTCGCGGGCTTCTTCTCCGCGGCGTACGGCGGCTCGACGCTCGCGCCGGACTTCGCGCCGTACCTCGTCGACATCGGGCTGGGTGACGACGCCGCCGACACCGTGGCGCTCGTCGTGATGACGCTGCTCATCGCCTACCTCTCCCTGGTCCTGGGCGAGCTTGTCCCGAAGCGGCTCGCCCTCCAGCGCTCGGCCGAGCTCTCGTTGGTGACGGCGCCGGTGCTCGACCGGTTCGCCGTCCTGATGCGTCCGGTGATCTGGCTGCTGTCGGTGTCGACGAACGCGGTGGTGCGACTGCTCGGGGGCGACCCGGAGGCCACCAGCGAGCAGGTGACGAAGGAGGAGCTGCGCGAGATCGTCTCGACGCACGAGGGCCTGACCGCCGACGAGCGCCGCATCGCGGGGAGCCTGTTCGGCGCGACCAGGACGACGCTGAAGGAGGCGATGCGGCCACGAGGCGAGGTGGAGTTCCTGGACCGGACCATGCCGCTCGCCGACGCCGCCCGGTTCGTGAAGGAGCGGCCGTACTCGCGCTATCCGGTGATCGACGGAGGATTCGACGACGTCGTGGGTTTCCTCCACGTGCGGGACCTGCTCGACGTGGAGCCGACCGACACCCGGACCGTGGACGCGGTCGTGCGACAGGTGCTGATGCTGCCCGCGACCAACCGTGTGCTGCCCGCTGTCGCGGTGATGCGCCAGGCAGGGACACATCTGGCGGTGGTGGTCGACGAGTACGGCGGCACCGACGGGATCGTGACCCTCGAGGACCTCGTCGAGGAGATCGTGGGCGACATCCGCGACGAGTACGACGTCGAGCGACCCGACGCGTCTGGGCCCGACGCCGATCTCCCGGCGGGCATCACGATCGAGGAATTCCTCGAGCGCACGGGCGTCCCGCTCGTCGACGGGGACTACGAGACGGTCGCGGGCTACGTCATCGCCCGGCTCGGGCGGATCCCCGACGTCGGCGACGCGGTGGACGTCGACGGCACCCGGATCGAGGTGACCGAGGTGGTCGGTCGCCGCGTGACCCGGGTGCTGGTGCGCCGTGGTGCGGAGGGTGCGCCGGTCGGCTCACGCCCGTGAGTCCAGCAGGTCCAGCTGGAGCTCGACGGCAGCACCCACCCGCGCCTCCTGCCCGGTGGCGAGCAGGTCGAGCAGGGCGCCCCGCAGCACCGCCAGGACCGCCGTACGCCGGGCCGCGCCCTCCGGCGTGGACCGCTCGCCCTCCGGCTGGTGGCGGGCGAGGAGCGTGAGCCAGTCCTCGACGGTGTCCGTGCCGAAACCGGCCCAGGCGCCGTCCGAGTCCACCAGCGAGCGGGCGTAGCCCTCGACCCACAGCCGCAGCAGCGGCCGCCGCTCGGGCTCGACGAGCCACGACCAGACCTGTCGGGCGGCGTCGGCGAGGCCGACCGGGTCGCCGCCGGCGGCGCCGTCGAGGAGCGCCCGCTCGTCCTCGCGGGCGCGGGTGAGGAGGGCGCGCACCAGGCCCTCCTTGCTGCCGAACAGGAAGATGAGGACCCGCGGGCTCGAGCCGATCGCCGCCGCGAGCGGGCGCAGGGACAGGTCCGCGAGCCCGTTCTCGAGGGCATAGCGGTACGCCGCCTCGAGGAGCTCGGCATGCCGCGCGGAGGGCGCTGTCCTCTCCTCGGGCATGGGGGTACAGTAGCCACTGAAACGAGTGTTTCACTAACTCCGAGCCAGGCGAGCGGGAGGCGGGTCATGACGACAGTCCGGGAGAGCGGGCGCCAGGTGACGATCCGGCACGCCGACCGGCCGGGCGACCTCGGCTGGGTGGTGATGACCCACGGCGAGCTCTACGACAGGGAGTTCGGCTGGAACGCGGACTTCGAGGCGCTCGTCGCCCGGATCGTCGCCGACTACGCCGTCGACCGCGACCCCGACCGCGAGGCTGCCTGGGTCGCCGAGGTCGACGGCGAGCGGGCGGGCTGCGTCTTCCTGGTCCGGGGCGACCGGCCGGGCGACGCGAAGCTGAGGATCCTGCTCGTCGACCCCTCGGCCCGCGGTCTCGGCCTGGGGACCCGTCTGGTGCGGACCTGCCTGGACTTCGCGCGAGCTGCAGGCTATGAACGCGTGACGCTCTGGACCAACGACGTCCTGGTCTCGGCGCGCCGGATCTACGAGTCGTTCGGGTTCGTGCTCGGCGAGGAGGAGCGGCACCGGAGCTTCGGCCCCGAGCTGGTCGGGCAGTACTGGGCGCTCGACCTGGCGGCACTCGAGGCCCGCGACGTCCCCGGCTAGCGGTACGGGCGGGCTTCGGTCCGGTACCTCCGGGGGACGTGCGGCACCCGTCCGTCTTCCTAGGTTCGCGGCATGTCGAAGACCCCTGCCTTCCCTCTCGTCCTCGCCGCCGTGGTCGCGCTGACCGCCGGCTGCAGCGAGTCGACGTCGGACGATCCCGGATCCAACGGCTCGACCGGCTTGACCCGCGCCGCACGCGGCTCGACGCCGGCCCCGCACCTGCCGGGCGACGTGTTCGACGAGAGTCAGCCGACGATCGCGAACCTCGACCCCGAGCTCCTCGACGCCGTCCAAGCCGCTGCTGAGGACGCGCGGGCGGACGGCGTGCACCTCGTCATCACCAGCGGCTGGCGCAGCCGCGAGCACCAGCAACGCCTGTTCGACGAGGCGGTCGCCGAGCACGGCAGCGAGGAGGAGGCACTGCGTTACGTCTCCACCCCGGACACGTCGGCGCACGTCACCGGCGACGCGGTCGACATCGGCCCGAAGGAGGCGGACGAGTGGCTCATCGAGCACGGTGCGGCGTACGGGCTGTGCCAGATCTTCGCCAACGAGATCTGGCACTTCGAGCTGGCGACGACCCCCGGTGAGGAGTGCCCGCCGATGTATCCGGACAGCAGCTACCGCGGGTGAGTCCTCGTCACGCGCTCATGCCCACAGGGGGCTGAAGGGAACAGCGTGGCCGAGGATCGTCTCCGCCGCGCGGTGCCCGGAGCGCAGCGCGGCGGTCACGGTCGCCGGGTCCTCCGTCCACGTGGCCTCGCCCGCCAGGTGCAGCACGCCTCCGACCGGGGTCGCGAGCACGTCGTGGTCGTCGGGTGACGCGCCCACCGTCAGGTACGCGTACGAGCCGCGGGCGAACGGGTCGTCGCGCCAGCGGGTGACGTGCACGCGGTCCGGTGTCGTCACGGCGTCGCCGTAGATCTCCCTCAACGCGGCGAGCGCCGAGGCGACGACGGCGTCGTCGTCCCAGTCCCGGATCGCCCGCGCGCACGGGCCGGCGGCGAACGTGAGCAGCGTCGGCGCGCCGTCGACCCGGGTCAGGTCGTACCAGGAGTGCCACCACCGGCCCGCGTCGCCCTGGCGCCGTACGGCGTAGACGTCCGCGTCCCAGAAGCGCTCCGCGAACCCGAGCACGACCTTCTCGAAGTCGTTCATCTCGAGCCGCTCGACGGCGCCCGCCAGCGGCTCGGGCAGCGGCGGCTCGATCGCGAAGCCCGGCGACTTGAGGACGCCGATCGGCACGGTCACCACGACGCGGTCGGCGCGGAAGGTGCCGAAGTCGCCGGACACGGTCACGCCGTCGGTCGCCCAGCGCACCCTGTCGACGACGTGGCCGAGTCGCACGTCGAGTCCTTCCGCGAGGTACGTCGCGAGCCGGTCGTAGCCCTGCGGGAACACGACCTCGTCGCCGTCGACCTGGTCGTCGTCGAGCCCGTGTGCGTCGAGGTCGGCGATCCACACGCCGTACTGCTCCTCGGTGCGGTGCCGCAGGAACTCCCGCACCCGCTCGGCGCGCTCGGACGGCCAGTCGAGCCGACCCAGCGCCTCCTCGACGACGGTCTCGTAGGAGTCGCCG
Proteins encoded in this region:
- a CDS encoding alpha/beta hydrolase — its product is MKKLVVAVVVIWSLVLVAGAGVAITAIVQAGDDDEEPTRAETSGAPSSPSDSGAPEKAPAGLEDFYSQEIAWESCGANECGTLEVPVSYQEPEGATIELALERTLATGDRIGSLVVNPGGPGAPGTSVPESSEFYFAPDVLERYDVVGFDPRGTGDSAPIDCLSDSELDDYVAEDPGPDNKSEERRYAKIQLDYWQGCADNTGEILGHVSTIEAARDMDVLRAVLGEQQLAYFGWSYGTRLGSTYADLFPEKVGRFVLDGATDPGLSSYESTLSQAEGFEVALRSYVQDCVDKGDCFLGDSVDEGLTTITDLLDSIEQEPLPTDQERDLEIGNAVYGVITPLYNQEYWTILDEALQMALDGDGSTLLRLSDAYGSRENGEYTANSLESISVINCLDNPEAVPPEEVPSHYDEFQKASPTFGRIFAWFLIACDGIPVERTEPDIEIDAPGAAPIVVIGTTRDPATPYHEAVAMAKALESGVLLSRDGDGHTGYNQGNACIDDAVHAYLIDGTVPQDGLEC
- a CDS encoding GlxA family transcriptional regulator, with product MPKQRSIAIPVVDGMTLFEIGMPLEALGYDWDRDASPLYDVALYGDLRGVRVHGGPRLMPQRPLAALAEADTVLVPAIRPDEPIDEALVRALRRAAAADVRMVSLCTGAFALAEAGILDGHRATTHWRWADLFQRTYPAVELDARAIYVDDGPLTSAGSAAGLDLCLHLIRTDHGQQAANTIARNLVIAAHRDGDQAQYVAADPLTEQAHWLDELRAWLRSHLHEDITLERLAQAAAASPRTLARRFQRDLATTPMRWVAAERIAIAKTLLETTDLSLDRISHEAGYYSPVTFRASFTSEVGITPGRYRRRFASRTA
- a CDS encoding hemolysin family protein — its product is MIDSQTFLNLGLVVAFVLVGGVFAATELALVSLRESQLAQMEQRGGRGTRVAAVARDPNRFLAAVQIGVTVAGFFSAAYGGSTLAPDFAPYLVDIGLGDDAADTVALVVMTLLIAYLSLVLGELVPKRLALQRSAELSLVTAPVLDRFAVLMRPVIWLLSVSTNAVVRLLGGDPEATSEQVTKEELREIVSTHEGLTADERRIAGSLFGATRTTLKEAMRPRGEVEFLDRTMPLADAARFVKERPYSRYPVIDGGFDDVVGFLHVRDLLDVEPTDTRTVDAVVRQVLMLPATNRVLPAVAVMRQAGTHLAVVVDEYGGTDGIVTLEDLVEEIVGDIRDEYDVERPDASGPDADLPAGITIEEFLERTGVPLVDGDYETVAGYVIARLGRIPDVGDAVDVDGTRIEVTEVVGRRVTRVLVRRGAEGAPVGSRP
- a CDS encoding TetR/AcrR family transcriptional regulator, with product MPEERTAPSARHAELLEAAYRYALENGLADLSLRPLAAAIGSSPRVLIFLFGSKEGLVRALLTRAREDERALLDGAAGGDPVGLADAARQVWSWLVEPERRPLLRLWVEGYARSLVDSDGAWAGFGTDTVEDWLTLLARHQPEGERSTPEGAARRTAVLAVLRGALLDLLATGQEARVGAAVELQLDLLDSRA
- a CDS encoding GNAT family N-acetyltransferase, with protein sequence MTTVRESGRQVTIRHADRPGDLGWVVMTHGELYDREFGWNADFEALVARIVADYAVDRDPDREAAWVAEVDGERAGCVFLVRGDRPGDAKLRILLVDPSARGLGLGTRLVRTCLDFARAAGYERVTLWTNDVLVSARRIYESFGFVLGEEERHRSFGPELVGQYWALDLAALEARDVPG
- a CDS encoding M15 family metallopeptidase, which encodes MSKTPAFPLVLAAVVALTAGCSESTSDDPGSNGSTGLTRAARGSTPAPHLPGDVFDESQPTIANLDPELLDAVQAAAEDARADGVHLVITSGWRSREHQQRLFDEAVAEHGSEEEALRYVSTPDTSAHVTGDAVDIGPKEADEWLIEHGAAYGLCQIFANEIWHFELATTPGEECPPMYPDSSYRG
- a CDS encoding FAD-dependent oxidoreductase — encoded protein: MTHYDSIVVGAGVAGLTAARLLARAGQRVVVPEARERVGGRLLTDRRDGHVTDLGASWIHGVDDNPLVDVVRAAGMPMAEFTVGSFQPDGRPIAYYDPDGVRLSAEQARLFAEDVHTVDEHLAHTIAASSTGDSYETVVEEALGRLDWPSERAERVREFLRHRTEEQYGVWIADLDAHGLDDDQVDGDEVVFPQGYDRLATYLAEGLDVRLGHVVDRVRWATDGVTVSGDFGTFRADRVVVTVPIGVLKSPGFAIEPPLPEPLAGAVERLEMNDFEKVVLGFAERFWDADVYAVRRQGDAGRWWHSWYDLTRVDGAPTLLTFAAGPCARAIRDWDDDAVVASALAALREIYGDAVTTPDRVHVTRWRDDPFARGSYAYLTVGASPDDHDVLATPVGGVLHLAGEATWTEDPATVTAALRSGHRAAETILGHAVPFSPLWA